GTGCTATTGTTGAGTATATCGTTTCTCGCATCTGTTGCGTCTTCGATATTTGAGTCTATTTCATCTTTTATCTCATCAAGGTCTACTTCTCCTTCGTCGTATCCATCGTCACTTTGATTATAGCTTTCATTGTAATCATAGTCTTGAGCAGTATTATCGTCATAGTCCATCTTTGGAGCAATAGGTTGGTCAAGTTTTGGATCGATTGGCTTATTAATAGGGCCATCATCATCGTCTGTACTTGCAGGAGCTCTTTGCTTTGAATCTTCTAGCGCAATAAATTTCCCGTCATGAGTAAGCTGGTACTCAGGATGATGAAAGTCTCCAGTCGAAGGATGAAACCCTCCCATATCTGACGGAGGAATATAGGTTTGTGTTACAGCATCAAATGCTGAACCTGGTGGAGGTGGAATATATTGGGCCGTATTAAGGTCTATAAAACCACCTGCTGCAGGTGCTATTTCACCTGTTACTTTATTAACCATTCCCTCTGGAGGGGCAGTGTTCACAGAATTAGTCTTAGTTACTTTTTCTAAAACTTCTTTAGTTTCTTTATAACCGATAGTCTTTTGAACTTGGTCTTCGACTTTAGAGTGATTAGAGAATTTCTTAGCATCAACTCCTGGAGGAATTACATTTCTAAACTTCTTCTTTGGTTGAATTGGAGCAGTATTAGTTTGATCTTTTAGAGTAGTAGGTCCATCACTTGACTTCATGGTTTCAAGTTGAGCTGGATTAATTTTTACAGGAATAGTTGCTCTATCTGTTTTTCCTGGAGCAACTCCAGAGAATTGACCTTTTGTTACAATTACGGCCGTATCTCCAGAGACAATCCTCTCAAGAGAGCTTTGTGTTTCTCTAATATTTCTTACCGATTCATTAATTTGGGCCATTGCAACGGCACCTGAGAAAGTAATTAGAGCAGTATTTTCATTAAGAGGATTATAAGTTACAAGAAAGTCTGTTCCTCTTACACCCATGGCAGCCGTCTTCGTTTTAATGAAGAGTTTTGATTTATCTTTATCTTTAATATCTAAGTAGTTCTTAGTTACTTTCGATCTTAGAGATCCTTTCATTAGGGTAATGATTCCGGCCTTATTCTTTGGAAATTTACTGATAACCATTTCCGACTTTGGACCGAGGTTCATCTGAGATTTATCAATGAATAGAAGTTTAACAAAAGACTTACTTTGAGTTTTAACTAGTAATCCTTCTTTTACCCATGAGCCTTTCTTAAGAGGAGTTAATTCTTTAGTTTTAGGGTTTTCTACTAGAACTTTCCCTTTCAAGATAATTGCTTTTGCCACACCTTTGCTTTGTGCAAATATATTTGTATTTATACTAAATATAAGAGTCAAGGTTAGTAGTAGTTTTAGCAATTTAGTCATTCGTAGGTCCCATTAACAATAAACAGTTTTCGTATATCTTTTCGTCTATTATAGGATGAAACTTGAGATTCTTTGTTTATGAGAAAATGAGTAGGCCAACTAGTTGAAAGTTAGTTGGCCTATAAAAAGGACTGAGTACTATTCTTGTCAGTCTTATAGAGCTTTGAGTAGGTCTTCTGGAGGTCTTCCTATAGCTACTTTGCTACCATTTACGAGTATTGGTCGTTCTAGTAATACAGGATTTTCACTAATAATCTTTGCCCATTTAGTGTTACTAAGCTCATCATTCTTAGAGAGGCCTAGTTCTTTGAAAGTGGCCTCTTTCACTCGGATAAGCCCTTGAAGTGGGTTGATTCCTAGATCTTTTATTATAGAACTAACTTCTTTTTGAGCTAGGCCTTCTTTTAAGTACTCTTTAATTTCGAAGTCTACGCCCTTGGTATTTAAAAGTTCTAAACCTTGTCTCGATTTGCTACATCTTGGATTGTGATAATAAATCATTGTAATCTCCTAAAATAAAACGATTCCCATACTGATCATAAAAGTTTCTGCTCCAACGTCATTTTCTTTTGTCTGGGAACTTAGAATATTTGTCTTGGTTGGGTCAGTTGTGTCAACTAGGTACGACTTAACAGAGTATAAACTGAAGTATGAAATTTCAATATAAACTGGATGCATCTCTTTTAGCTCGAGGTGCTCTTCAAATCCTAGGCTCACTCCCCATCCGACAGAGTCATAGGTGAGTTTAAATTTATTACCTTGAAATGGACCCGTTGAAATAAACTCTTTTAAGCGTACTGTTTGCTGTGAAAAGATTGGACTAACTCCTGCAGCGATTCTCCAGCTATTCAGTGGCTCCCAAGGAATGAAATATTTTAGGGTAGGGTAGACCATTAGGTTTTGATAATTACCACTTCCAGTGAATTTATTATCATTAACTTTAAAGGAGAGATCATTTACTTTACCAAAGAAAATTGTAGAAGAAGCAGATAGTTCATAGCGCTTCCATCTATAACCTACGTGAGTATTAAAACCATATGATCCAAAGTAGTTGTGAGCAGCAATTTCTTTATCATCATCCCCTGGCTCTATTTCAAAAGTACCAATTCTACCTACACCCATATTTATACCGGCCTTAAGGTAGATATCATTTTCAAATGCGAACGTATGAACTGAGATAACGAATGAAAGAATAAAAAATAAACTCTTCATTAAAAATCCATATAAAAGTTGAGTCCAACTTTCCCTTTGAGATCATAAGATGGTGTAAGCATCATCTTACCTTCGTAAAACCAAAAAAGCGTAG
This window of the Halobacteriovorax sp. HLS genome carries:
- a CDS encoding FecR domain-containing protein is translated as MTKLLKLLLTLTLIFSINTNIFAQSKGVAKAIILKGKVLVENPKTKELTPLKKGSWVKEGLLVKTQSKSFVKLLFIDKSQMNLGPKSEMVISKFPKNKAGIITLMKGSLRSKVTKNYLDIKDKDKSKLFIKTKTAAMGVRGTDFLVTYNPLNENTALITFSGAVAMAQINESVRNIRETQSSLERIVSGDTAVIVTKGQFSGVAPGKTDRATIPVKINPAQLETMKSSDGPTTLKDQTNTAPIQPKKKFRNVIPPGVDAKKFSNHSKVEDQVQKTIGYKETKEVLEKVTKTNSVNTAPPEGMVNKVTGEIAPAAGGFIDLNTAQYIPPPPGSAFDAVTQTYIPPSDMGGFHPSTGDFHHPEYQLTHDGKFIALEDSKQRAPASTDDDDGPINKPIDPKLDQPIAPKMDYDDNTAQDYDYNESYNQSDDGYDEGEVDLDEIKDEIDSNIEDATDARNDILNNSTRVKFNIN
- the arsC gene encoding arsenate reductase (glutaredoxin) (This arsenate reductase requires both glutathione and glutaredoxin to convert arsenate to arsenite, after which the efflux transporter formed by ArsA and ArsB can extrude the arsenite from the cell, providing resistance.); translation: MIYYHNPRCSKSRQGLELLNTKGVDFEIKEYLKEGLAQKEVSSIIKDLGINPLQGLIRVKEATFKELGLSKNDELSNTKWAKIISENPVLLERPILVNGSKVAIGRPPEDLLKAL